One Lysinibacillus sp. OF-1 DNA segment encodes these proteins:
- a CDS encoding Dps family protein has product MTQNLNKQLNKLVATWSVLYTKLHNYHWYVTGHSFFTLHAKFEELYNETTLNLDEIAERILSKDGKPVATLKEHLELSYVEEAAGNETTEEMVATIISDFQKLMKALNATMELAAEEGDDRTEDLLNAMYQSLEKHTWMLKAFLDK; this is encoded by the coding sequence ATGACACAAAACTTAAACAAACAATTAAATAAGCTAGTGGCTACATGGTCTGTACTTTATACAAAGCTGCACAATTATCATTGGTATGTGACAGGACACTCATTCTTTACACTGCATGCAAAATTTGAAGAGTTGTATAATGAAACAACCTTGAATTTAGATGAAATTGCGGAGCGTATTCTTTCAAAGGATGGCAAGCCAGTCGCAACATTAAAAGAACATCTAGAGCTTTCCTATGTAGAGGAGGCGGCAGGAAATGAGACGACAGAGGAAATGGTCGCTACGATAATTTCGGATTTCCAAAAGCTCATGAAAGCATTAAATGCCACAATGGAGCTAGCAGCAGAAGAAGGGGACGATCGTACAGAGGATCTACTTAACGCCATGTACCAATCTCTTGAAAAGCATACATGGATGTTAAAAGCCTTTCTTGACAAGTAA
- a CDS encoding general stress protein, whose amino-acid sequence MMNEQNPQIEVAHTRDEMLHILESMRLEGYQQDDIHIIAKDSEQFEDVKWDADVQTHEAGNWVDQFKSWFTGDSAVTEGLKRFNLSEGQIAYYAHLVEQGSIVLYAEREDDVDPLQAHSETVAEQEARLKQQERMIEAEQYRRFL is encoded by the coding sequence ATGATGAATGAACAAAACCCACAAATTGAGGTGGCCCATACGAGGGATGAAATGCTTCACATTTTAGAAAGTATGCGGTTAGAAGGTTATCAACAAGATGATATTCATATTATTGCGAAAGATTCCGAACAGTTTGAGGATGTAAAATGGGATGCTGATGTCCAAACACATGAGGCTGGTAATTGGGTGGACCAATTTAAGTCTTGGTTTACAGGTGACTCGGCTGTGACAGAGGGCTTAAAACGATTTAATCTATCAGAGGGACAAATCGCTTATTATGCACATCTTGTGGAGCAAGGTAGTATCGTCTTATATGCGGAACGTGAGGATGATGTAGATCCGCTACAAGCACATTCTGAGACAGTTGCCGAGCAAGAGGCACGTTTAAAACAGCAAGAGCGTATGATAGAGGCAGAGCAATATAGAAGGTTTTTATAA
- a CDS encoding DMT family transporter, producing the protein MSIQGKANVLMVIVTMFWGLSYTFMVMGLETLAVYNVVALRCIIAFFVAGLIFYKRMIKVNGKTLKYAAIQGFLLFIVFALSLFGLQSTSASNAGFILSLTVVLVPIFSSFIEKKLPSRAVSFAVICTMIGITVLTAHGSFTFHKGDLLVAIAALCYSIYLLLNSSFTRNVESISYGIYQLGFAGIYALVLTFIFETPTLPNSMSSWLAILGLGIICSAFCFVGQTVAQQYTSATHTGLIFSLEPIFAAMFAMMFIGESLTVKLVIGGSFILIGNLVAQLEHFHALRFIKKEAQEKVIQ; encoded by the coding sequence ATGAGTATCCAAGGAAAAGCAAATGTATTGATGGTTATTGTCACAATGTTTTGGGGACTATCTTATACCTTTATGGTCATGGGGCTTGAAACATTGGCAGTTTATAATGTGGTGGCATTGCGTTGTATCATTGCATTTTTCGTAGCAGGACTTATTTTTTATAAACGGATGATCAAAGTAAATGGTAAAACATTAAAATATGCGGCTATTCAAGGATTTTTATTATTCATTGTGTTCGCGTTAAGTTTATTTGGTTTACAGTCTACTTCTGCCTCAAATGCAGGCTTTATTTTAAGCCTAACCGTAGTATTAGTGCCGATTTTCAGCAGTTTCATTGAAAAAAAATTACCATCGAGAGCCGTTAGCTTTGCGGTCATTTGCACGATGATTGGTATTACAGTCTTAACAGCACATGGCTCATTCACCTTCCATAAAGGGGATTTATTAGTAGCCATTGCAGCACTATGCTATTCCATTTATTTACTACTAAATAGCTCATTTACACGAAATGTTGAATCCATTTCATACGGAATTTATCAGCTCGGCTTTGCTGGTATCTATGCCCTTGTCTTAACATTTATATTTGAAACACCGACATTGCCAAATTCAATGTCATCCTGGCTGGCTATTTTAGGGCTCGGTATCATTTGTAGTGCATTTTGCTTTGTTGGCCAAACTGTTGCACAACAGTATACTTCTGCTACACATACAGGACTTATTTTTTCATTAGAACCAATTTTTGCAGCCATGTTTGCCATGATGTTTATTGGTGAAAGTTTAACAGTGAAATTAGTGATTGGCGGTAGCTTTATCCTTATCGGTAATTTAGTGGCTCAATTAGAGCACTTCCATGCGTTACGTTTTATTAAAAAAGAAGCACAGGAAAAAGTCATACAATAA
- a CDS encoding LysR family transcriptional regulator encodes MSLVKYEILTKVAEVASFTKAADALGLTQSAVSHAVSSLEKEFGFALIHRSRAGVTLTSEGQTMLRAMRQVLDAQELLQQEAAHILGVTRGKVRIGVISSISSNWMPEIVRIMDHQFPGIQVELREGDYYEIEQWLLSGEVEVGFLNGQKSEQYQFMELQQDPLLCIVSDKSPLFHKTEIDIVDLEDMPFIMTSYKGTNDVKVLLEQYHVKPHIRFELSEEVGILSMISHHLGISILPQLVIQHLPSTLKAIPLKQGGYRTIGIAMKHHASPVTKKFAEILSAWLKEQNSTL; translated from the coding sequence ATGAGCTTAGTTAAATATGAGATTTTAACAAAGGTGGCAGAGGTAGCAAGCTTTACAAAAGCAGCGGATGCACTAGGACTAACGCAGTCTGCTGTGAGCCATGCCGTGTCTAGTTTAGAAAAAGAATTTGGCTTTGCTCTCATTCATCGAAGTCGTGCAGGTGTAACACTGACGAGTGAGGGGCAGACCATGCTAAGGGCGATGCGTCAGGTTCTGGATGCCCAGGAATTATTGCAGCAGGAAGCGGCCCATATACTGGGTGTAACACGCGGGAAAGTTCGAATTGGCGTTATTTCAAGTATTTCCTCGAATTGGATGCCAGAAATTGTTCGTATTATGGATCATCAATTTCCAGGGATACAAGTAGAGTTACGAGAGGGAGATTATTACGAAATTGAACAATGGCTGCTAAGTGGGGAAGTCGAGGTAGGATTCTTGAATGGTCAAAAATCAGAGCAATATCAATTTATGGAATTACAACAAGACCCTTTATTATGTATTGTTTCGGATAAAAGCCCTTTATTTCATAAGACAGAAATTGATATTGTTGACCTAGAAGATATGCCTTTTATCATGACTTCCTATAAAGGGACAAATGATGTAAAGGTACTGTTGGAGCAATATCATGTAAAGCCCCATATTCGCTTTGAGCTTTCTGAGGAGGTAGGGATTCTTTCAATGATTTCCCATCATTTAGGCATTAGTATTTTGCCTCAATTGGTCATTCAACATTTACCATCAACGTTAAAAGCAATCCCGCTAAAGCAAGGAGGCTACCGTACCATTGGAATTGCGATGAAGCACCATGCTTCCCCTGTTACTAAGAAATTTGCGGAAATATTAAGTGCTTGGTTAAAAGAGCAAAATAGTACGCTATGA
- a CDS encoding phosphopantothenoylcysteine decarboxylase domain-containing protein translates to MGTLQGKTVLITSGGTLEKWDRVRGHTNLSKGTMGCYLAEAALAKGANVIYMHGYFAQLPANHDKMTLVKFEGIEDLGEKVRHAVQLQQVDIVIMAAAGSDWVIDKVYDQSGNLMEEAGKMPSDEPPIIHFKKAPKVLGQIKGWQPNVTLVGFKLEATNDEDFLLARARLRMEAAHAQFMVANSSQSLYGGDEPHWIVPAEGQSIKVMGKQQTAQTLMECLHRE, encoded by the coding sequence ATGGGGACATTACAAGGCAAAACCGTACTCATTACAAGTGGGGGAACACTTGAAAAATGGGATCGTGTACGAGGGCACACGAATTTATCAAAAGGGACAATGGGCTGTTATTTAGCAGAGGCCGCATTGGCTAAGGGTGCGAATGTAATATATATGCATGGCTACTTTGCACAGCTTCCAGCAAATCACGACAAAATGACATTGGTAAAATTTGAAGGTATTGAGGATTTAGGAGAAAAGGTACGTCATGCGGTTCAGCTACAACAAGTCGATATTGTTATTATGGCTGCTGCTGGCTCCGATTGGGTTATTGACAAGGTTTATGATCAATCCGGTAATTTAATGGAGGAAGCGGGGAAAATGCCTTCTGACGAACCACCTATTATCCATTTTAAAAAGGCACCAAAAGTATTAGGGCAAATCAAGGGCTGGCAACCGAATGTAACGCTAGTGGGCTTTAAGCTAGAAGCTACAAATGATGAGGATTTTTTACTCGCTCGTGCAAGACTGCGTATGGAAGCCGCGCATGCTCAATTTATGGTTGCAAATAGCTCGCAGTCTTTATATGGCGGGGATGAGCCTCATTGGATCGTGCCTGCTGAGGGACAATCAATTAAGGTGATGGGCAAGCAACAGACAGCACAAACTTTAATGGAATGTTTGCATAGGGAATAA
- a CDS encoding YezD family protein, producing the protein MAQSAKVDDKKLEAIAKAIQNLEFGEVNITIQDGVIVQINRLEKQRFPQKK; encoded by the coding sequence ATGGCTCAATCGGCAAAGGTAGATGATAAAAAATTAGAGGCAATTGCTAAGGCAATTCAAAATCTTGAATTTGGTGAAGTGAATATTACGATTCAAGATGGTGTGATTGTGCAAATTAATAGGCTTGAAAAGCAGAGATTTCCACAGAAGAAATAA
- a CDS encoding flavin reductase family protein: protein MTDQVAAFKLALGNYPTGVTVVTACHETNPIGLTVNSFASVSIDPLLILWSLDKKSQLHSYFMGAEKFAVNILASNQEHLCTLFASKVPDRFAQAKWSTSTFGLPILHDTAAILQCKSFQQIDAGDHTIFIGQVLDITNSQKEPLLYHRRHIGPIPKSFYS from the coding sequence ATGACAGATCAAGTAGCTGCTTTTAAATTGGCATTAGGTAACTATCCTACAGGTGTAACGGTTGTGACAGCATGTCATGAAACGAATCCAATTGGCTTAACAGTCAATTCTTTTGCATCTGTTTCCATTGACCCACTACTTATTTTATGGTCACTTGATAAAAAATCTCAGCTCCATTCTTACTTTATGGGTGCGGAAAAATTCGCTGTCAATATTTTAGCGAGTAATCAAGAGCATTTATGTACATTATTTGCAAGTAAAGTCCCGGATCGCTTTGCTCAAGCTAAATGGTCTACTTCTACTTTTGGGCTACCGATTTTACATGATACAGCAGCTATTTTACAATGTAAATCATTTCAGCAAATAGATGCAGGCGATCATACTATTTTTATTGGGCAAGTGCTAGACATTACAAATTCTCAAAAAGAACCCCTTCTCTATCATCGTCGTCATATCGGTCCAATTCCAAAAAGCTTTTATAGCTAA
- a CDS encoding VOC family protein has product MTLYFDHLVHQVESPENIKVFFNKRNVRTVNGGQHTMWGTYNTLSYFGLSYIEQIAIYDRDLFEQAALYPYSLHYTFKRDRERQGFSRIALRTKNIEDEGQRLRALGFEVYGPDACSRTRPDGTTLEWKLLHFGMPNLSLDFPFLIEWADEDEERLAQLKASGAIDENQAITMESIQFFVKDVEETVQLWQKVLQLPDSEQHEQFVSLQLPNMRLDFYEETAASAMTLGHLKEGPIGVTLKDPHRTKETLVCPGAFYWINR; this is encoded by the coding sequence ATGACTTTATATTTTGATCATCTGGTACATCAAGTAGAATCACCAGAAAATATAAAGGTTTTCTTCAATAAACGAAATGTCCGTACAGTGAACGGTGGTCAACACACGATGTGGGGGACTTATAATACGCTAAGCTATTTTGGCTTAAGCTATATTGAACAAATCGCTATTTATGATCGTGATTTATTTGAGCAAGCGGCTCTGTACCCTTATTCCCTACATTATACGTTTAAACGTGATCGTGAGCGCCAAGGATTTTCACGAATTGCCTTGCGCACCAAAAATATTGAAGACGAGGGTCAACGATTGCGTGCATTGGGCTTTGAAGTATATGGTCCCGATGCTTGTAGCCGAACAAGACCAGATGGCACGACACTAGAATGGAAGCTATTGCATTTTGGCATGCCCAACCTTTCATTGGATTTTCCATTCTTAATTGAATGGGCAGATGAAGATGAGGAACGTTTGGCACAATTAAAAGCTAGTGGTGCAATCGATGAAAACCAAGCCATCACAATGGAATCTATTCAGTTTTTTGTCAAGGATGTGGAGGAGACGGTTCAGCTTTGGCAAAAGGTATTACAGCTACCCGATTCCGAGCAGCATGAGCAATTTGTGTCACTACAGCTACCAAATATGCGCTTGGATTTTTATGAGGAGACGGCAGCATCTGCCATGACGTTAGGGCATTTAAAAGAAGGACCCATCGGTGTAACATTGAAAGATCCACACCGAACAAAGGAAACATTAGTTTGTCCAGGTGCTTTTTATTGGATTAATAGATAA
- a CDS encoding cold-shock protein, with protein sequence MQQGIVKWFNNEKGYGFIECDDGEDVFVHFTGIQEEGFRTLEEGQKVSFDVVEGNRGPQASNVVKL encoded by the coding sequence ATGCAACAGGGGATCGTAAAGTGGTTCAATAATGAAAAGGGTTATGGCTTTATTGAATGTGATGATGGAGAAGATGTATTTGTACATTTTACGGGCATCCAGGAGGAAGGCTTCCGTACACTTGAAGAAGGTCAGAAGGTGTCATTTGATGTTGTGGAAGGCAATCGAGGACCCCAGGCATCAAATGTTGTAAAATTATAA
- a CDS encoding formate--tetrahydrofolate ligase produces MTTKNQPLSDLEIASQAVIKPITEIANAAGIPEDALEQYGRYKAKIDPLKITAQGEDAKVVLVSAISPTPAGEGKSTVTVGLADALHQLNKKVMVALREPSLGPVMGVKGGATGGGYAQVVPMEDINLHFTGDLHAITTANNALSAFIDNHIHQGNALNIDPRRIIWKRVMDLNDRALRKVVVGLGGPVQGMPREDGFDITVASEIMAVFCLATSIEDLRERIASIVVGYTFEREPVFVRDLQVEGALTLLLKDAFKPNLVQTLEGTPAIIHGGPFANIAHGCNSIMATQTARKLADIVVTEAGFGSDLGAEKFMNIKARKAGFKPSAVVIVATIRALKMHGGVPKTALVDENVNALLQGIENLAKHVDTVRTFGVEPIIALNRFITDSEAELEAVLNWCQENQVRIARTNVWEEGGKGGLALAEQVLAVLEEENNFSPLYDVTESIEEKVRTIVQKVYGGKDVQFTDQAKKQIAQIEKFGWDSLPVCMAKTQYSLSDQPSLLGRPEGFTITIREVIPKLGAGFLVCLTGDIMTMPGLPKTPAALRMNVDNEGHAVGLF; encoded by the coding sequence ATGACAACGAAAAATCAACCATTATCAGATTTAGAAATCGCTAGTCAAGCAGTAATCAAACCGATTACGGAAATTGCCAATGCTGCGGGTATTCCAGAGGATGCTCTTGAGCAGTATGGACGCTACAAAGCAAAAATTGATCCTTTAAAAATTACAGCTCAGGGTGAGGACGCAAAGGTTGTGCTAGTTTCAGCTATTAGTCCGACACCAGCAGGTGAAGGGAAGTCGACGGTTACTGTAGGACTAGCAGATGCTCTTCATCAATTAAATAAGAAAGTAATGGTCGCTTTACGTGAACCGTCATTGGGTCCAGTTATGGGCGTAAAAGGCGGGGCAACTGGCGGCGGCTACGCACAGGTTGTACCAATGGAGGATATTAATTTACATTTCACTGGTGACCTTCATGCGATTACAACAGCCAACAATGCTTTATCCGCATTCATTGATAATCATATCCATCAAGGAAATGCATTAAACATTGATCCACGACGCATTATTTGGAAGCGTGTGATGGACTTAAATGATCGTGCCCTTCGTAAAGTGGTTGTGGGATTAGGTGGCCCTGTTCAGGGCATGCCGCGCGAGGACGGCTTTGATATTACAGTGGCCTCCGAAATTATGGCGGTGTTCTGTTTAGCGACAAGTATTGAGGATTTACGTGAACGCATAGCTAGCATTGTGGTTGGCTATACATTTGAGCGTGAGCCTGTCTTTGTACGTGATTTACAAGTAGAAGGTGCCTTAACATTATTATTGAAAGATGCCTTCAAGCCAAACTTAGTTCAAACATTAGAAGGCACTCCAGCTATTATACATGGTGGTCCATTTGCTAATATTGCCCACGGCTGTAATTCCATTATGGCGACACAAACTGCTCGCAAGCTAGCGGACATTGTCGTAACAGAAGCGGGCTTTGGCTCCGATTTAGGTGCTGAAAAATTTATGAATATTAAAGCACGTAAAGCGGGCTTTAAACCAAGTGCAGTCGTTATCGTAGCAACGATTCGTGCCTTAAAAATGCATGGTGGTGTACCGAAAACGGCACTTGTTGACGAAAATGTGAATGCCCTGCTACAAGGAATTGAAAACTTAGCTAAGCATGTTGATACGGTACGTACATTTGGTGTTGAACCGATTATTGCGTTAAATCGTTTTATTACAGACTCAGAGGCGGAGCTAGAGGCTGTTCTGAACTGGTGTCAGGAAAATCAAGTTCGTATTGCCCGTACAAATGTCTGGGAAGAGGGCGGGAAAGGCGGATTAGCACTAGCTGAACAAGTATTAGCTGTGCTTGAAGAAGAAAACAACTTCTCTCCTTTATATGATGTAACGGAGTCCATTGAAGAAAAAGTGCGTACGATTGTGCAAAAGGTATATGGCGGAAAAGATGTACAATTTACAGATCAAGCCAAAAAACAAATTGCTCAAATCGAAAAATTCGGCTGGGACTCTCTGCCAGTTTGTATGGCGAAAACACAGTATTCTTTATCCGACCAACCAAGTTTACTCGGCCGACCAGAAGGCTTTACGATCACAATTCGTGAAGTTATTCCAAAGCTTGGTGCAGGCTTCCTAGTTTGTCTGACAGGCGATATTATGACCATGCCAGGACTACCTAAAACTCCAGCTGCCCTTCGCATGAATGTTGATAATGAAGGCCATGCGGTAGGATTATTCTAA
- a CDS encoding hydantoinase/oxoprolinase family protein, whose product MKIATDIGGTFTDLVFTDEKGNLHFDKGHTTPGHFEDGILNVLGRHVTEESLIESFIHGSTVIINTLTERKGGVVGLITTKGFRDVIEIARGNRPDLYNFKYKKPQPFVERYLRQEMDERIDFKGNIMKALNTEEVDEIVRKFKKLGVEAIAISFIHGYKNPIHEQQLKEEILKIWPEVYITLSSETIKEYREYERTNTTVLNSYVKPIAHAYLKSLKEKLSTIGITDHLKIMQSNGGTTSFDKAMELPINLVESGPVAGMFGAAKLGQLLNESNIIAFDVGGTTAKCSLITDGKVNVTTDYYIERNEKFAGYPIKTPVVDIVEIGNGGGSIARVDPFGSLKVGPDSAGANPGPVAYGLGNTQPTITDANVYLGRLSLENFDNPVSIDKVEEALVEAIAKPFNVTAEEAAQGILDIANSNMLNALKLISIRKGYDPEDFTMVAFGGGGPLHAINLAEELGMKKVIIPYGSSVFSALGMMMTEYRQDYIQTSLMGFDANHLAAIQENIDQAIANAYADAPLSKDHYYFEINYDLRYKGQEHAVKLNASTSTITEEGLRELAEAFHVKHKQEFSFDLPATPIELVNLHLTIYGKDEAVQFKELDFSQVDASTCIKAQRNLYVKGTGWVEVNVYDQQKLVPGYVIAGPAIVENPTSTVVINDKQSIEIDKYGNLIVEMEGK is encoded by the coding sequence TTGAAAATCGCAACAGATATTGGCGGTACTTTTACCGACTTAGTTTTCACAGATGAAAAAGGAAATCTTCATTTTGATAAGGGACATACAACACCTGGTCACTTTGAGGATGGCATATTAAATGTATTAGGACGACATGTTACAGAAGAATCTCTGATTGAATCATTTATTCATGGTTCAACGGTTATTATCAATACATTAACGGAAAGAAAAGGGGGCGTAGTTGGGTTAATTACAACTAAAGGCTTCCGTGACGTCATAGAAATTGCACGTGGGAATCGACCGGACTTATATAACTTTAAATATAAAAAGCCACAACCATTTGTAGAACGTTACTTACGACAGGAAATGGATGAACGCATCGATTTTAAAGGAAATATTATGAAAGCGCTTAACACCGAAGAAGTCGATGAAATCGTTCGTAAATTTAAAAAATTGGGTGTTGAGGCGATTGCCATTTCATTCATTCACGGCTATAAAAACCCTATTCATGAACAACAGCTAAAAGAGGAAATTTTAAAAATTTGGCCTGAGGTGTATATCACACTTTCAAGTGAAACCATTAAAGAATATCGTGAGTATGAAAGAACGAATACAACGGTGTTGAATTCTTATGTAAAGCCGATTGCCCATGCCTATTTAAAAAGCTTAAAAGAAAAATTAAGTACGATCGGTATTACAGACCATTTAAAAATTATGCAATCAAATGGTGGGACGACAAGCTTTGATAAAGCAATGGAGCTACCGATCAATTTAGTGGAATCTGGTCCTGTTGCGGGGATGTTTGGGGCAGCCAAATTAGGGCAGCTACTCAATGAATCGAATATTATTGCGTTCGATGTTGGTGGGACGACGGCAAAATGCTCCCTTATTACAGATGGCAAAGTAAATGTGACAACAGATTACTATATCGAAAGAAATGAAAAATTTGCGGGTTATCCAATTAAAACGCCTGTAGTGGATATTGTTGAAATCGGTAATGGCGGTGGCTCCATCGCACGTGTAGATCCATTTGGCTCGTTAAAGGTTGGTCCAGATTCTGCTGGTGCAAACCCAGGGCCAGTGGCATATGGCTTAGGCAATACACAGCCGACAATTACCGATGCAAATGTGTATTTAGGAAGATTATCATTAGAAAACTTTGATAATCCAGTATCCATTGACAAAGTAGAGGAGGCTCTAGTGGAAGCCATTGCGAAACCGTTTAATGTAACGGCAGAAGAAGCGGCTCAAGGTATTTTAGATATTGCGAACTCTAATATGTTAAATGCACTGAAGTTGATTTCGATTCGTAAAGGCTATGATCCAGAAGACTTCACAATGGTAGCATTCGGTGGTGGTGGCCCACTACATGCGATTAACCTAGCAGAAGAATTAGGTATGAAAAAAGTGATTATTCCATATGGTTCTTCCGTCTTTTCAGCATTAGGTATGATGATGACAGAATACCGACAAGATTATATTCAAACAAGTTTAATGGGCTTTGATGCCAACCATCTTGCGGCAATTCAAGAAAATATTGATCAGGCGATTGCCAATGCCTATGCGGATGCCCCTTTATCAAAGGATCATTATTATTTTGAGATTAATTATGATTTACGATACAAAGGACAAGAGCATGCAGTGAAATTGAACGCATCGACTAGCACGATTACAGAAGAGGGGCTACGCGAATTAGCGGAGGCTTTCCATGTTAAACATAAACAAGAGTTTTCATTTGATTTACCAGCTACGCCCATTGAGTTAGTCAATTTACATCTTACAATCTACGGAAAAGATGAGGCAGTTCAGTTTAAGGAACTAGACTTCTCACAGGTCGACGCTTCCACATGTATCAAAGCACAGCGTAATTTATATGTGAAGGGAACAGGTTGGGTAGAGGTCAATGTCTACGATCAACAAAAGCTCGTACCAGGTTATGTCATTGCAGGTCCTGCTATTGTGGAAAATCCAACATCTACGGTCGTAATCAATGACAAGCAATCCATTGAAATTGATAAATATGGCAATTTGATTGTAGAGATGGAGGGGAAATAA
- a CDS encoding hydantoinase B/oxoprolinase family protein, giving the protein MKKDVFAVEIIQDSLLAIGDEMFVALARSSMSPVIYEVLDYACGLTDAKGNLISQGNGVTSFIGMLSPMVQRVIEKFDNGKLHEGDVIIINDPYVGGGSHLSDVGLVLPIFYKGEIIAYSANKAHWTEVGGMDPGSFTSNSNEIYQEGLQLPGVKLYHKGELNEAVYEIIATNVRLPELSIGDMFAQVAALKTGEKRIAELCQKFGAESVKLSIQRLLDKGEKIVELELQHLPKGEFYAEDFIEGDPLKGGPYPIKVKVTISDEEFICDFRGSHPAVNVPVNCSQFGLMASVRVMFLALLGDIDVINEGVFKRLTIITDENSIVSAKRPHPVSMNFEARIGAADLIWKALAPHLPERLSAGHLQSVCTFILTGKNPENDESFLIVEPSVGGWGAANDEDGQSGQYCMGDGETYNLPVEIAETKYGIQIDEYSLNCDGAGVGQFRGGLGVRRVYTVNHDGQKVSVNLGRHQFAPFGLNGGGEGSHNYLIVHKKDGTKVGPVGVLANYELQKGDRIELVTATGGGYGNPLERSTEAIERDLLNEYISEEVARKQYAYQNA; this is encoded by the coding sequence ATGAAAAAAGACGTTTTTGCAGTAGAAATTATTCAAGATTCATTGCTAGCCATAGGGGACGAAATGTTTGTGGCTCTAGCACGTTCATCCATGAGCCCAGTTATTTATGAAGTATTAGACTACGCTTGTGGTTTAACGGATGCCAAAGGTAATTTAATTAGCCAAGGGAATGGTGTCACAAGCTTTATTGGGATGCTAAGTCCAATGGTGCAACGTGTTATTGAAAAATTCGATAATGGAAAGTTGCATGAAGGCGATGTCATTATTATTAACGACCCATATGTTGGGGGTGGATCGCATTTATCGGATGTGGGCTTAGTATTACCGATTTTTTATAAAGGTGAAATTATTGCTTACTCTGCCAATAAAGCACACTGGACAGAGGTAGGAGGGATGGACCCAGGTTCGTTTACAAGTAATTCTAATGAAATCTATCAGGAAGGTTTACAGCTACCAGGTGTCAAACTTTATCATAAAGGGGAGTTGAACGAGGCGGTCTATGAAATTATAGCAACGAACGTTCGTTTACCAGAGCTTTCAATTGGCGATATGTTTGCACAAGTGGCAGCCTTAAAAACAGGTGAAAAACGCATTGCAGAGCTTTGTCAGAAGTTTGGTGCTGAATCGGTGAAATTGTCCATTCAAAGATTATTGGACAAGGGGGAGAAAATTGTAGAGCTTGAGCTTCAACATTTACCAAAAGGTGAATTTTATGCGGAAGACTTTATTGAAGGGGATCCATTAAAGGGCGGACCCTATCCAATTAAAGTGAAAGTAACGATTAGTGATGAAGAATTTATTTGTGATTTTAGAGGCTCGCATCCTGCGGTCAATGTGCCAGTGAACTGTTCACAATTTGGTTTAATGGCAAGTGTGCGCGTTATGTTCTTAGCTTTACTTGGCGATATTGATGTAATTAACGAGGGTGTCTTTAAACGCTTAACGATTATCACAGATGAAAATTCGATTGTTTCCGCTAAACGTCCACATCCTGTATCCATGAACTTTGAGGCGCGTATTGGGGCTGCGGATTTAATTTGGAAAGCTCTTGCACCGCATTTGCCAGAAAGATTATCGGCAGGGCATTTACAGTCCGTTTGTACATTTATCTTAACAGGTAAAAACCCTGAAAATGATGAGTCGTTCCTAATTGTTGAACCATCTGTTGGTGGTTGGGGAGCAGCAAATGATGAGGATGGTCAAAGTGGGCAATACTGCATGGGAGATGGTGAAACCTATAACCTTCCTGTGGAAATTGCAGAAACAAAATACGGTATTCAAATTGACGAATATAGTTTAAACTGCGATGGTGCTGGTGTCGGTCAATTTAGGGGTGGCTTAGGTGTACGTCGTGTCTATACAGTCAATCATGATGGTCAAAAGGTTTCTGTGAACCTAGGCAGACATCAATTTGCGCCATTCGGTTTAAATGGTGGTGGGGAAGGCTCTCACAATTATTTAATCGTTCATAAAAAGGATGGAACGAAGGTTGGACCAGTAGGTGTACTTGCCAATTATGAATTGCAAAAAGGAGACCGTATTGAGCTTGTTACAGCAACTGGCGGTGGTTACGGCAATCCATTAGAAAGAAGCACGGAAGCCATTGAACGTGATTTATTAAATGAATATATTTCTGAAGAAGTGGCGAGAAAGCAATACGCTTATCAAAACGCTTAA